The DNA segment atctttaaaaaatcaatggcatcatatattaaaaaaagagagagaaggggtacCAAATTTAATGCGTATGATCAAATCGGCAGAAAAGCCCCGCCTCCGCACGTCTGCCGCGATGACGCTGAGCTGGTAGAAGGCGAACGCCAGCGCGGCGTCGAGGCACAGCCACGGCGCGGCCTTCCACAGCTGGTACACGGCGATGCACGTCATGAGGGCGCCGAACGGCATGCCCAGGTGGTACTCCTCGGTGTCGTGCGCATACTCGAACCCCCGCATGTCGCCGAAGTTGTCGGCGAGCGGCCGGaacacgccggcggcggcgctgaggggcgccgccgccgcctccctcgacTCGCGGGCGAACCTCTCGCGGACGGCGGCCTTGCTGAAGTCCGTCGCGTAGAACTCGTCCACCACCTCCTGGCTCGGCCCCCACGGGGGCatgacctcgtcggcggcggggcgccgtggcaccgccgcc comes from the Oryza glaberrima chromosome 9, OglaRS2, whole genome shotgun sequence genome and includes:
- the LOC127783814 gene encoding uncharacterized protein LOC127783814, which produces MPPWGPSQEVVDEFYATDFSKAAVRERFARESREAAAAPLSAAAGVFRPLADNFGDMRGFEYAHDTEEYHLGMPFGALMTCIAVYQLWKAAPWLCLDAALAFAFYQLSVIAADVRRRGFSADLIIRIKFVILFFITFRDFRNMISPLDFISED